One Cryobacterium roopkundense genomic region harbors:
- a CDS encoding ABC transporter ATP-binding protein, whose protein sequence is MPADWVIDARDLEKSYGSGSSRFDALKGVSLQVATGETVAIVGKSGSGKSTLMHLLALLDAPDKGTLQVAGKDAQALSKRAVNELRNKEFGFVFQQFFLTPNVSVLDNVILPLKIAGIGTKARRLRGLEVLQQLELEDKAGKKATTLSGGQKQRVVIGRALVNNPRVIFADEPTGNLDSTTGRTVEDILFDLNRKQGITLVIVTHDEDLAARCDRQVYIRDGLIVKETRSDASAETPGAKHSLSPIAAELNPAGGVA, encoded by the coding sequence ATGCCAGCCGACTGGGTAATCGACGCACGCGACCTGGAGAAATCCTACGGGTCGGGTTCGAGCCGCTTTGACGCGTTGAAAGGAGTCTCGCTGCAGGTCGCCACGGGCGAGACAGTCGCAATCGTCGGGAAAAGCGGATCGGGCAAGTCGACCCTGATGCACCTGCTCGCCCTGCTCGACGCACCAGACAAAGGCACTCTGCAGGTAGCGGGGAAAGACGCCCAGGCCCTGTCGAAGCGCGCCGTGAACGAGCTGCGCAACAAGGAGTTCGGCTTCGTGTTTCAGCAGTTCTTCCTCACGCCCAACGTCAGCGTTCTTGACAACGTGATCCTGCCGCTCAAGATCGCCGGCATCGGCACCAAGGCGCGTCGCCTGCGTGGCCTCGAAGTGCTCCAGCAACTGGAACTCGAGGACAAGGCCGGCAAGAAGGCGACGACGCTCTCCGGCGGGCAGAAGCAGCGTGTCGTGATCGGCCGCGCCCTCGTCAACAACCCCCGCGTTATTTTCGCCGACGAGCCCACCGGAAACCTGGACTCGACCACCGGCCGCACCGTCGAAGATATCCTGTTCGACCTCAATCGCAAGCAGGGCATCACCCTCGTGATCGTCACTCACGACGAGGATCTCGCGGCGCGCTGCGACAGGCAGGTCTACATTCGTGACGGCCTCATCGTGAAGGAAACTCGCTCCGACGCATCCGCTGAAACACCCGGCGCCAAGCACTCCCTGTCGCCGATCGCCGCAGAATTGAACCCCGCCGGAGGCGTGGCATGA
- a CDS encoding ABC transporter permease, whose protein sequence is MRAKDLVASAISNTFRSKLRTTLTVLAIFVGAFTLTLTNAVGAGVSQYVDAQVGSLGAPDVFIVTPNADVAAAGDGPTEYDPSTSGAAAGGFGGPGATSALSDANLTTIGDTAGIESVDPIRSVAPDYVAYDDGTKFEFTINPASAVATAELSGGDQLDQAASQMQIVLPDTYVDSLGFDSTNDAVGSTVQIGITDVLGAAHTIDATVVGLSVESLLASGAGANEALIAELASVQSAGIDTGANRYGAAIAKFDISLPAEDVLALQATLSDAGFTASTVADQLGAVQTVINGIVGVLNAFAVIALIAAAFGIINTLLMSVQERTREIGLMKAMGMSGGKVYALFSLEAIVIGFLGSALGAGVAIGLGSILSSVLSNGFLSGLPGLNILLFEPASVAFVIALVMLIAFLSGTLPAQRAAKQNPIESLRYE, encoded by the coding sequence ATGAGAGCCAAAGACCTGGTCGCTTCAGCGATCTCCAATACGTTCCGCAGCAAGTTGCGCACCACGCTCACGGTGCTGGCCATCTTCGTCGGCGCCTTCACCCTCACCCTGACCAACGCGGTCGGCGCCGGAGTGTCCCAGTACGTCGACGCGCAGGTGGGCTCGCTCGGCGCACCTGACGTCTTCATCGTGACGCCGAATGCGGATGTCGCTGCTGCGGGCGATGGACCCACGGAGTATGACCCGAGCACGTCGGGCGCCGCCGCCGGCGGATTCGGCGGCCCGGGGGCCACGAGCGCGCTCTCGGATGCCAACCTCACGACCATCGGCGACACGGCGGGAATCGAATCGGTTGATCCCATTCGATCCGTTGCACCGGACTACGTGGCCTACGACGACGGCACCAAATTCGAGTTCACGATCAATCCGGCTTCTGCCGTGGCGACGGCGGAGCTGAGCGGCGGCGACCAGTTGGACCAGGCCGCATCCCAGATGCAGATCGTGCTGCCCGACACCTACGTGGACTCGTTGGGGTTCGACTCGACGAACGACGCGGTCGGCTCGACCGTGCAGATCGGGATCACTGACGTTCTCGGGGCGGCACACACCATCGACGCGACAGTGGTCGGGTTGTCCGTCGAGAGCCTGCTCGCCTCCGGCGCCGGCGCCAACGAGGCCCTGATCGCCGAGCTCGCCTCGGTACAGTCCGCAGGCATCGACACCGGGGCCAACCGATACGGTGCCGCCATCGCGAAGTTCGACATCTCGCTGCCCGCCGAGGACGTGCTTGCCTTGCAGGCCACCCTGAGCGATGCGGGATTCACGGCGAGCACCGTGGCGGACCAGCTCGGCGCCGTGCAGACTGTCATCAACGGCATTGTCGGTGTGCTCAACGCCTTCGCGGTGATCGCCCTAATTGCGGCCGCATTCGGCATTATCAATACCTTGCTGATGAGCGTGCAGGAACGCACCAGGGAGATCGGCCTGATGAAGGCCATGGGCATGAGCGGCGGGAAGGTTTACGCGCTGTTCAGCCTCGAGGCCATCGTGATCGGTTTCTTGGGAAGTGCGCTCGGGGCCGGAGTGGCAATCGGCCTCGGCTCGATCCTTAGCAGCGTGCTCTCCAACGGATTCCTATCCGGACTGCCCGGACTGAATATCCTGCTTTTTGAACCGGCTTCGGTCGCCTTCGTCATCGCCCTGGTGATGCTCATCGCGTTCCTCTCTGGCACGCTGCCCGCCCAACGAGCCGCCAAGCAGAACCCGATCGAATCGCTGCGGTACGAATAA
- a CDS encoding TetR family transcriptional regulator: protein MPGQNATEQLSGRELKHQETSLRIERSAVGLVLKHGFDGVTVDMICEESGISQRTFFNYYKTKDAAVIGDEPPKIDEAQARAFIATDGPDLLAEVLELVVSSSLAGSPDEKLLTDRLRLFEQNPQLLLKQMDRMNRITTELSELIYLRIKREAGPATSETDLRDKADLLTHSMLGVMRYMATRWISTDGANSADTLEHTSRLLRVTLRTL from the coding sequence ATGCCCGGCCAGAACGCGACAGAGCAACTGAGCGGCCGCGAGCTCAAGCATCAGGAAACGTCGCTCCGCATCGAGCGCAGCGCCGTCGGACTGGTGCTGAAGCACGGTTTCGACGGAGTGACCGTTGACATGATCTGCGAGGAGAGCGGCATCTCCCAGCGCACGTTCTTCAACTACTACAAGACGAAGGATGCCGCAGTGATCGGGGACGAACCGCCGAAGATCGATGAGGCCCAGGCCCGGGCATTCATCGCGACGGACGGCCCGGACCTGCTCGCCGAGGTGCTGGAGCTCGTCGTGTCGAGCTCCCTCGCCGGCAGCCCGGACGAGAAACTTCTCACCGATCGCCTGCGGCTGTTCGAGCAGAACCCTCAGTTGCTGCTCAAGCAGATGGATCGGATGAATCGGATCACGACCGAGCTCTCCGAACTTATCTACCTGAGGATCAAACGGGAGGCCGGACCGGCGACGTCGGAGACAGACCTCCGCGACAAGGCTGACCTGCTCACACACTCGATGCTCGGAGTCATGCGTTACATGGCGACCAGGTGGATCTCGACCGACGGGGCCAACAGCGCCGATACGCTGGAGCACACCTCACGCCTCCTTCGCGTCACCCTGCGCACGTTGTGA
- a CDS encoding EAL domain-containing response regulator, with product MSNSAIRILVVDDEPFIHKLLTHMLAGLGFTDVVARESGAAALELVDGPRPPELILLDLNMPGMDGIELVRKLVDHDYTGSVILVSGEDERVLQTAVYLVRAHHISVLGHLNKPVSIVDLEEMTGRWKPAVAPNAEIEPYGPAELRSAIANGELVNYYQPKVNVQTGAVSGVETLVRWQHPVDGLVFPDRFIALAEENGLINDLTRVVLSSAMRQAHAWQEKGLRLKVAVNLSMDSFSSVTFADVVSDAVLSAGVAPQDVVLEVTESRLLLDQRAPLEILTRLRLKRFRLSIDDFGTGNSSLTQLRQIPFDELKIDQSFVHGASRDNTALAMYSASLNLGRELGMEVVAEGVEDLEDWDLVRRTKCDLAQGYFIARPMPASALVEWIAAWDRRLPQLVAAS from the coding sequence ATGAGTAATTCTGCGATTCGGATTCTGGTGGTCGACGACGAACCGTTCATACACAAACTGCTCACGCACATGCTGGCCGGGCTTGGTTTCACCGACGTTGTCGCACGGGAAAGCGGCGCGGCCGCACTCGAGCTGGTCGACGGTCCGCGCCCGCCCGAGCTCATCCTTCTCGACCTCAATATGCCGGGGATGGACGGCATCGAGCTTGTGCGCAAACTCGTTGACCACGATTACACCGGCAGCGTCATTCTGGTCAGCGGTGAAGACGAACGAGTGCTCCAAACGGCCGTCTACCTCGTGCGCGCGCACCACATCTCAGTGCTGGGGCACCTGAACAAACCCGTGTCCATCGTGGACTTGGAAGAGATGACGGGGCGTTGGAAACCCGCCGTCGCTCCGAACGCCGAGATCGAACCGTACGGCCCGGCCGAACTGCGCAGCGCCATCGCCAACGGCGAACTGGTGAACTACTATCAGCCCAAGGTCAACGTGCAAACCGGAGCGGTGTCCGGTGTAGAGACTCTGGTGCGCTGGCAGCACCCCGTTGACGGGCTGGTGTTCCCCGACCGGTTCATCGCCCTCGCCGAAGAGAACGGCCTGATCAACGACCTCACTCGCGTGGTTTTGAGCTCCGCCATGCGCCAGGCCCATGCATGGCAGGAGAAGGGGCTCCGCCTCAAGGTAGCCGTCAACCTCTCAATGGACAGCTTCTCGTCGGTGACCTTCGCTGATGTTGTCTCCGACGCGGTTCTGAGCGCGGGAGTCGCGCCGCAAGACGTGGTGCTGGAAGTCACCGAGAGCCGACTGCTGCTCGACCAGCGTGCTCCGCTTGAGATCCTGACGCGGTTGCGCCTCAAGCGATTCCGATTGTCGATCGACGATTTTGGAACGGGCAACTCCTCGCTCACCCAGCTGCGGCAGATTCCGTTCGACGAACTCAAGATCGACCAGAGCTTCGTGCACGGCGCCTCGCGCGACAATACAGCCCTGGCCATGTACAGCGCGAGCCTCAACCTCGGCCGCGAGCTCGGGATGGAGGTTGTGGCCGAGGGAGTCGAGGATCTCGAGGATTGGGACCTCGTGCGTCGCACTAAGTGCGACCTGGCCCAGGGCTACTTCATTGCCCGGCCCATGCCCGCCTCGGCGCTTGTGGAGTGGATCGCCGCCTGGGACCGGCGCCTGCCCCAGCTCGTCGCCGCGAGCTGA
- a CDS encoding response regulator — translation MARILIVEDNPANLKLATLLLSRAGHSVMAAVDAEVGLALAVSEHPDLILMDIQLPGMDGLTATSILKANPATSAIPVIALTAMAMKSDQEKSRLAGCDGYITKPLRYQELYAAIDALLADLRQTGSAAPLSAPSADEGLLESTDAAGTDGPAVVISVLEGLVGNDPAVLLDFLEMFQSSTVAIAHELVTACLMREAVSAGAQAHKLKSSARAVGAIRLGTLCSLLEVGGRANDMETLMGLLPKFEAEIDAVNTAIDELRQSSTPAHTEFSPHAAQTAVGPSEKLGANE, via the coding sequence ATGGCACGAATCCTGATCGTTGAAGACAACCCTGCCAACCTGAAGCTCGCAACGCTCCTACTGAGTCGGGCTGGGCACTCCGTGATGGCGGCTGTGGACGCCGAAGTCGGCCTCGCTCTTGCGGTGTCGGAACACCCCGACCTCATCCTGATGGACATCCAGCTGCCGGGCATGGACGGGCTCACGGCTACGTCAATTCTCAAAGCCAATCCGGCTACTTCCGCAATTCCGGTTATCGCTTTGACGGCGATGGCGATGAAGTCCGATCAGGAAAAGTCACGACTTGCCGGGTGCGACGGTTACATTACCAAACCCCTGCGGTATCAGGAATTGTATGCGGCGATCGACGCACTCCTGGCCGACCTGCGGCAAACGGGGTCAGCGGCACCGCTGTCGGCACCGTCCGCTGACGAGGGGCTGCTGGAGTCCACAGATGCCGCCGGAACCGACGGCCCGGCGGTGGTGATCAGCGTTTTGGAAGGACTCGTGGGCAATGATCCGGCGGTTCTGCTTGATTTTCTGGAGATGTTTCAATCCAGCACCGTCGCGATTGCCCACGAACTCGTCACGGCATGCCTCATGCGCGAGGCAGTTTCGGCCGGCGCGCAGGCGCACAAGCTCAAGTCGTCCGCGCGAGCGGTGGGAGCCATCCGCCTCGGCACCCTGTGCTCCCTCCTCGAAGTGGGAGGCCGGGCCAACGACATGGAGACGCTGATGGGGCTTTTGCCGAAATTTGAGGCTGAGATCGATGCGGTGAACACGGCCATCGATGAATTGCGCCAATCGTCGACGCCAGCGCATACTGAGTTCAGTCCCCACGCCGCACAGACCGCTGTCGGCCCGTCAGAGAAACTCGGTGCGAATGAGTAA
- a CDS encoding PAS domain-containing hybrid sensor histidine kinase/response regulator — protein sequence MNIKSATTGTESEITSPTRGTSDSGDDVRRGALQNAIFNSANFSSIATDADGVIQIFNVGAERMLGYTADEVVNKITPADISDPQELIMRAEELSTELDTPITKGFEALVFKASRGIEDIYELTYVRKDGTRFPAMVSVTALRDAADTIIGYLLIGTDNTARKLAEEELLQAGALQSAIFNSANFSSIATDARGVIQIFNVGAERMLGYSALDVVNRITPADISDPQELIMRASELSLELDTPITPGFEALVFKASRGIEDIYELTYVRQDGSRFPAIVSVTALRDPEGKIIGYLLIGTDNTARKQVEATQALLDQRLRDQQFYTRSLIESNVDALMALDPQGIISDVNQQMVSLTGRTRDELIGAPCRNFFTDPVRADAAIRRVLAENKVSDYELTVRALNGEETVVSYNAATFHDRDRKLQGIIAAARDITERRRFERALQGQNVELEHASRMKSEFLATMSHELRTPLNAIIGFSEALKDGLMGEMTDTQNEYIGDIFTSGQHLLSLINDILDLSKVEAGMMHLELEPVDLKSLLMNSLSIVREKAAAHRIQLEIEAGDELGVPNLDPRKTKQIVYNLLSNAVKFSSPGARVTLRARRVSRTVVGTLSGGWPVHSFPLAKSDFNHFLEISVEDTGIGISEVNMGKLFQAFSQIDSGLARKFEGTGLGLAMVKQLAELYGGTVAVSSAEGEGARFAVWVPLHESGTRLGTPPAPKVIVPTPTSGPASYPVGSVRPTALVVEDDEQSADLVRLLLEAEGFRVIVASSGEEAVLLAPQQSLSMITLDIGLPGMDGWTCLKRLRDDKSAASVPVVIIAGLADSRLALTRGVAAVLEKPLSRSELKNTLSILGLQPEEKLTRTVLIVDDDPRAVELITTYLPASEYAVVRAYGGGEGITLAQRVRPDLILLDLMMPDLGGLDVVRTLRRNSATSSIPILVITARQLSDEERVALTGAHDQDIRVIDKAGFSRATFMAEVKSALH from the coding sequence ATGAATATCAAGTCCGCAACAACCGGGACCGAGTCAGAGATCACCTCCCCGACACGAGGCACGTCGGATTCCGGCGATGATGTGCGGCGGGGGGCCCTGCAGAACGCCATCTTCAACAGTGCGAATTTTTCGAGCATTGCGACGGATGCCGATGGCGTGATTCAGATCTTCAACGTGGGGGCCGAACGCATGCTCGGCTACACAGCCGACGAGGTCGTGAATAAGATCACACCGGCAGACATCTCCGACCCGCAGGAACTGATCATGCGCGCCGAGGAGCTCAGCACCGAGCTTGACACGCCGATCACCAAGGGTTTCGAGGCCCTGGTATTCAAGGCCTCGCGGGGTATTGAAGACATCTACGAATTGACCTACGTGCGCAAAGACGGCACGCGCTTTCCCGCGATGGTGTCGGTGACGGCCCTCCGCGACGCGGCTGACACGATCATCGGGTACCTGCTGATCGGCACAGACAACACCGCGAGAAAACTCGCTGAGGAAGAACTTTTGCAGGCCGGTGCGCTGCAGAGCGCCATTTTCAACAGTGCGAACTTTTCGAGCATCGCGACGGATGCACGCGGGGTGATCCAGATCTTCAACGTGGGCGCCGAGCGCATGCTGGGCTACTCCGCCCTCGACGTGGTCAACCGCATCACGCCTGCGGATATCTCGGACCCCCAGGAACTCATCATGCGGGCGTCGGAGCTCAGCCTGGAGTTGGACACCCCCATCACACCGGGCTTTGAGGCCTTGGTGTTCAAGGCCTCCCGTGGCATTGAAGACATCTACGAACTCACCTACGTGCGTCAGGACGGCAGCAGGTTTCCCGCCATCGTCTCGGTGACGGCCCTGCGCGATCCCGAGGGAAAAATCATCGGGTATCTGCTCATCGGCACCGACAACACGGCGCGCAAACAGGTGGAAGCGACCCAGGCCCTGCTCGACCAGCGACTGCGCGATCAGCAGTTCTACACCCGTTCGCTGATCGAATCCAACGTCGACGCGCTGATGGCCCTCGACCCGCAGGGCATCATCTCGGACGTGAACCAGCAGATGGTGTCGCTGACCGGGCGTACCAGAGACGAGCTGATCGGGGCTCCCTGCCGCAACTTCTTCACCGACCCCGTGCGAGCGGATGCCGCCATCAGACGTGTGCTCGCCGAGAACAAGGTCAGCGACTACGAGCTCACGGTTCGCGCTCTCAACGGCGAGGAGACCGTGGTCTCCTACAATGCGGCAACGTTCCATGATCGGGACCGCAAGCTGCAGGGCATCATTGCCGCAGCGCGCGATATCACCGAGCGCCGTCGCTTCGAGCGAGCCCTTCAGGGGCAGAACGTGGAGCTCGAACATGCGAGCCGCATGAAATCCGAGTTTCTCGCCACCATGTCCCATGAGCTGCGCACCCCCTTGAACGCCATAATCGGCTTCTCGGAGGCGCTCAAAGACGGCCTGATGGGGGAGATGACGGACACCCAGAATGAGTACATCGGCGACATCTTCACGAGCGGGCAGCACCTGCTTTCGCTCATCAACGACATCCTTGACCTCTCCAAGGTCGAGGCCGGCATGATGCACCTCGAACTCGAGCCGGTGGACCTCAAGAGCCTGCTCATGAACAGCCTGTCGATCGTGCGCGAAAAGGCCGCCGCTCATCGGATCCAGCTCGAGATCGAGGCGGGAGATGAGCTCGGGGTTCCCAACCTGGACCCGCGCAAGACCAAGCAGATCGTGTACAACCTGCTCTCGAACGCCGTAAAGTTCAGTTCGCCCGGCGCGCGGGTTACCCTGCGGGCACGGCGGGTGTCCCGGACGGTCGTGGGAACTCTCTCGGGCGGTTGGCCGGTGCACAGCTTCCCCCTCGCCAAAAGCGACTTCAACCACTTTCTGGAAATCTCCGTCGAGGACACCGGCATCGGTATCTCGGAGGTGAACATGGGCAAGCTCTTTCAGGCCTTCAGCCAGATCGACAGCGGACTGGCCCGCAAGTTCGAGGGCACTGGTCTCGGCCTGGCCATGGTGAAGCAACTTGCCGAGCTGTATGGCGGCACCGTGGCGGTGTCGAGCGCGGAGGGTGAGGGCGCGCGCTTTGCCGTGTGGGTGCCCCTGCACGAGTCGGGTACGCGGCTCGGAACTCCGCCTGCGCCCAAGGTCATTGTGCCCACGCCCACCTCGGGGCCGGCCAGTTACCCGGTGGGCAGCGTGCGTCCCACAGCGCTTGTTGTCGAAGACGACGAACAATCCGCCGATCTGGTGCGGCTCCTGCTCGAGGCGGAGGGTTTCAGGGTGATCGTTGCGTCAAGCGGCGAGGAGGCGGTGCTGCTCGCGCCCCAGCAATCGCTCAGCATGATCACCCTGGACATCGGATTGCCGGGCATGGATGGGTGGACGTGCCTCAAACGTTTGCGTGACGACAAGTCCGCCGCTAGTGTTCCCGTCGTGATTATTGCCGGCCTCGCGGACAGCCGGCTCGCCCTGACGCGCGGAGTCGCTGCCGTTCTGGAAAAGCCCTTGAGCCGGTCTGAGCTCAAGAACACCCTGAGTATTCTCGGGCTGCAGCCCGAAGAAAAGCTGACTCGCACCGTACTGATCGTTGACGATGATCCACGTGCCGTCGAGTTGATTACAACATATCTGCCCGCCTCGGAGTATGCCGTGGTGCGCGCGTACGGCGGCGGCGAGGGAATCACTCTGGCGCAACGCGTGCGGCCCGACCTGATTCTGCTCGACCTGATGATGCCGGACCTCGGCGGCCTGGACGTCGTGAGAACGCTTCGTCGGAATTCGGCAACGTCGTCCATCCCGATTCTGGTGATCACGGCGCGCCAGCTCTCGGACGAGGAAAGGGTGGCCCTCACGGGCGCTCACGATCAAGATATTCGAGTCATCGATAAGGCTGGGTTCAGTCGCGCGACGTTCATGGCAGAAGTCAAAAGCGCCCTCCACTAA
- a CDS encoding glucosamine-6-phosphate deaminase, with translation MAEVVIVGSASAAGDLVAQTIRALIERRADAVLGLATGSTPLPVYQSLARSLQAHPLDVSGVRGFSLDEYVGLPPGHPESYRAVITRDVVVPLGLTAGHVHVPNGNPLTLQTAGADYERAIVAAGGVDLQILGIGGTGHLGFNEPGSSFASQTRVKTLTPETRRDNARFFASPEDVPLHCITQGLGTILRARHLVLLAFGAGKAEAIAAAVEGPLSASKPGSVIALHPHVTVVIDEEAAARLENRSYYRYAWANKPDWQSS, from the coding sequence GTGGCCGAAGTAGTCATTGTCGGCAGCGCGTCTGCGGCGGGGGACCTTGTCGCCCAGACAATCCGAGCGCTCATCGAGCGGCGGGCCGACGCCGTGCTGGGGCTAGCCACGGGGTCGACACCACTGCCCGTCTATCAGAGCCTCGCTCGCTCGCTGCAAGCGCATCCGCTCGACGTGTCGGGCGTGCGCGGATTCTCTCTGGACGAGTATGTGGGTCTGCCACCCGGGCATCCCGAAAGCTACCGAGCCGTGATTACCCGTGACGTCGTCGTGCCTCTCGGTCTGACGGCGGGGCACGTGCACGTGCCCAACGGGAACCCGCTCACTCTGCAGACCGCCGGTGCCGATTACGAGCGTGCGATCGTTGCGGCCGGGGGAGTGGACCTTCAGATTCTCGGCATCGGCGGCACCGGGCACCTGGGGTTCAACGAACCGGGATCATCCTTCGCCTCGCAGACGCGGGTGAAGACCCTAACGCCGGAAACCCGCCGCGACAATGCGCGATTCTTCGCGTCGCCCGAGGACGTGCCCCTGCACTGCATCACCCAGGGGCTCGGCACCATCCTGCGGGCCCGACACCTCGTGCTTCTGGCGTTCGGGGCAGGTAAAGCGGAGGCCATCGCTGCTGCGGTCGAGGGGCCGCTGTCGGCGAGCAAGCCCGGTTCGGTTATCGCCCTGCATCCGCACGTGACGGTGGTCATCGACGAGGAGGCCGCGGCACGGCTCGAGAACCGTTCGTACTATCGGTACGCCTGGGCGAACAAGCCCGATTGGCAGAGTAGCTAG
- a CDS encoding DUF1801 domain-containing protein: MAAPKTRPTNQDVTAFLDGVEPPRRRVEGHALRALMERVTQQPGVMWGPTMVGFGSTLYTNTLGTHTWFDVGFSPRKPAMTIYGVHNGYEPVNPLLTQLGPHTTGKSCLYVNRLEDIDLDVLERLISDAWKSVNG, translated from the coding sequence ATGGCCGCACCGAAAACCCGCCCCACGAACCAAGATGTGACCGCGTTCCTCGACGGCGTGGAGCCCCCACGCCGGCGAGTGGAAGGCCACGCGCTCCGAGCCCTAATGGAGCGCGTGACCCAGCAACCCGGGGTCATGTGGGGTCCGACGATGGTCGGATTCGGCTCAACGCTGTACACGAACACCCTGGGCACACACACCTGGTTCGACGTGGGATTCTCACCCCGCAAGCCAGCCATGACGATCTACGGCGTCCACAACGGCTACGAGCCGGTCAATCCGCTGCTCACGCAGCTGGGGCCGCACACCACAGGCAAGTCCTGCCTCTACGTGAATCGGCTCGAAGACATCGACCTCGACGTGCTTGAGCGTCTCATCAGCGACGCGTGGAAGTCCGTGAACGGCTGA
- a CDS encoding PadR family transcriptional regulator, translated as MNATSQDGPAWPGAQWPSDWLRATLGFLALRALEGGPSYGYAIIRELERHGLGAMKGGTLYPLLTRYETAGLVVTEWRPGQAGPGRKYFAITEQGRAELDRLRADWTRFTDVSTSYLGARGPGKGNTA; from the coding sequence ATGAACGCAACCAGTCAGGACGGCCCTGCATGGCCAGGCGCTCAGTGGCCGAGTGATTGGCTGCGGGCGACGCTTGGTTTTCTGGCGCTGCGGGCGCTTGAAGGGGGTCCCTCCTACGGATACGCCATCATTCGGGAACTTGAGCGGCACGGTCTCGGCGCGATGAAGGGCGGCACCCTCTATCCGCTGTTGACTCGATATGAGACCGCCGGCCTGGTCGTCACCGAGTGGCGTCCCGGCCAGGCCGGGCCCGGACGAAAATACTTCGCCATCACCGAACAGGGCCGCGCCGAACTCGATCGACTACGCGCCGACTGGACGCGCTTCACCGATGTCAGCACGAGCTATCTCGGAGCCAGAGGGCCCGGTAAGGGGAACACCGCATGA